The sequence below is a genomic window from Candidatus Binatia bacterium.
GGATTTCTGTCAGCCCGCTAAAGGGCCTTCATGTTTCCTACCGTCTGGGGTCCTATCTGATGGTCGACTATCTGGGACGGAAGACCAAAAGGCTCTGATTCAGGGGGCGTGGTCTGCGGTTGTGCGACCGAGTTCCAGATCGGCCAACGCATTCCCGAATTGGCGCCCGAGATCGATATAGCCGTCTGCGTCGTAGTGCCAGAAGTCCGAGAATCCATAATCATCGCTGCTGGTGATCAGGGTCGTATTCTCATCCTGAAGTGCAAAATCGCCTTGGGCCTTTCGAATCGTGTCGAGGTGTTTCCAGAAAAGGTGGGGAAGTTGGGAGGGGGATACGCGCCCGATCGCGATATCGAGATTCTTGTTTCCCAGAGATCGTCGAACACTTTTCAGAAAGCGGTCCAGATTCTCGGGGTAGCGATTGGCGATCTCGGGGCTATGGTTGGCATCGCTTTCGCCCTGCATCCAGGCGATTCCCGCAGGGATCAGTCTGTCTGGCTTGGCGTCGCCGTCGATGTCCTTGTCGGATTTGGCCTGCGCCAGCGCCTTGAGGAAGTAGTCAAATTGGCCGCTCTGTTCCAATGCAGGGTCCCAGCATCCGAATTTCTTGGCCGCTGCGGGGTCCAGAGAGGTTCCGCCGTTGGCATATTTGAGAATGGCGATTCGTCGCTTGGGGAAGCGCTCTGCGATTGTCCGAGCAAAGGTCAATTCCATGCCGAAGCGATCGGAGTACTGGTTTGCCGAGCCATTGGATCGAAAGCCATGACCGTGCCCGGGTCTCAGTCCGGCCCAAATACCATTTCCGCCGGCGGATGAGCCATCCGGTGCGGGGTTGCCGTGGAAGATCATGACCTCGGGTTGCGGCACGGCGAGAGCCGCCGGCAGGTCCTGGATTGATCCATGCCCTTCCATGTTGGATTGGCCGCCGAGAAAATAGAGGTGGAAGTCGGTGGCAATGGCCTGAGTGGCCGTCGCGGAAATGGCCACGAGGGTGACCAGGAGCTTGATTCCTGTGGTCATCTTGTTTGCAGTACTAGTCGATTATCCCCTTCTGTCATACCTACTTCGGTGCGTTTTCTCCGGGTAAGTATGGTGCTTTGGCGGCATTTTGGCACCGCCGGGATGCGACTGCCCATGGGATGCGACCATGTCGCTCGTTCCCGGGAGGGTTGTCGATAAAAAAGCCGGAAACGGGGGGGGAATCTCTTCCGGGTTTGCTGATAGGGCTCCCGCAAGGCAAACAGAAGCAGGTCGTTTCCTCCCGATCAGCAACGAGGCCGGAATGGTGAATTCGAAAACGACCTTCATCTCTTAATCCAGAAACTCGTAGAGTACGCCATCGTCGGCGCGGCATCCGAAGAAAACAACGCATCCCTGATCGCCGACACGTTTCAGGTGGGGTAGTCGATCGCCCATCACAGTTAGCGATCCGGATCAAAGAAGCTCTGCATTCCAGCAACTCCTGCCTGCGGGGCGTTTTGTGTGAACGGTGGCCGACATACAGTTCCCGTTTGCGTTGCGGCGCGGTATTCGTCAAGCGCTATCGCGGAACGCAGATAGTCCCTGCTTATTCCATGGAACCCGACGACCCAGGATGCTCGATCTGCCGATCGCTGACCGGTGCAGCTGGCGCAACACCCCCATGAAACGCCGGTACGAGTCGGGCTTGGTAGGGTCCGAGTTCCCGAGTCCGCATTCGATCGTCGATCTGTTCGGCGATCAGGCGGGACATCTTCGGCGAGTAGTGGACGTAGTCCACGTACAAAACTTCCTTCATATCGCGCTGCATCTCTGCAAGCCACAAGAAGTTCTGACCGAGCGGCTGCTCTTTGGCACGTTCCTTCATCCGCGCGTATCCGGGACCCGAGCGGGCATGGGGCCCATTGGCTCTCCGCTTCGTTGTGAACGGGTGATAGGCCTCATCGAAGCCGTAGGTCGGTACCGGCTGCCAGATCCAG
It includes:
- a CDS encoding sialate O-acetylesterase, which encodes MTTGIKLLVTLVAISATATQAIATDFHLYFLGGQSNMEGHGSIQDLPAALAVPQPEVMIFHGNPAPDGSSAGGNGIWAGLRPGHGHGFRSNGSANQYSDRFGMELTFARTIAERFPKRRIAILKYANGGTSLDPAAAKKFGCWDPALEQSGQFDYFLKALAQAKSDKDIDGDAKPDRLIPAGIAWMQGESDANHSPEIANRYPENLDRFLKSVRRSLGNKNLDIAIGRVSPSQLPHLFWKHLDTIRKAQGDFALQDENTTLITSSDDYGFSDFWHYDADGYIDLGRQFGNALADLELGRTTADHAP